In the Desulfonatronovibrio hydrogenovorans DSM 9292 genome, CTGGAGTGAGCCCTTGGGTATGCCCAGCTTCAATACATTGTTATTCATTTATTTATAAACCTCCTTGGGATCAAAAACAATTTTTTCGCAAACCTCGAACCTGCCATCCTGGACCCTGGTAAAGAAACAGCTTTTGTAACCCTTATGGCAGGCAGCCCCGCCAACCTGCTCAACCCGGTACAAAATGGTATCATAATCGCAATCCAGCCGCAGCTCCTTTATCTTCTGAACATGGCCTGAAGTTCCGCCCTTGTGCCAGATACAATCTCTGCTCCGGCTGTAGTAGTGAGCTTCTCCTGTCTCCAGGGTCCTGTTCCAGGCTTCCTGATTGACGTAGGCCAGCATAAGCACCTGGCCGGTGGAATGTTCCTGGACAATGGCCGGCAGCAAGCCGTTTCCCTTGGCAAAATCCGGTTTCAAAACTTAACTCCTTTATCTCGTTTTTTTAATCTGGACAACAGGTCCCCTGGGGACTTCCTGCACTTAATGCCTCTGGATCAGGCCCTGCCCCCTGTAATATCGATGTGCTGCTGATTCAACCTTATGTGCCCAGCTTGATACATAATCATGATTCAGACGAACACCTGGCCTTGAGCTGGCCGCAGGCAGCATGGATATCAGCCCCCATACTCTTGCGCAGCATGACGGTAAAATCTTTAGACCTTAAATAATCCTGAAAAGCAGCAATGGATTCCTCGCTGGAACATTTAAAACCAGCTCCCTCTCCTGGATTATACCTCAACAGATTGATCTTGCATTTAAGACCGGACAGAAGCCTGACCAGGTCCCTGGCCTGGGAGGGGCTGTCATTCACTCCCTTGAGCATCACATATTCCATGGTGATTCTTTCTCTGGGAGCCAGGGGATAAGACTTCAGGTCATCCATGAGAGCCCCCAGCTCATATTCTGCTGCACCGGGCATCAAGGATTTTCTCAGGCTTTGGTCAGGCGCATGCAGGGATATGGCTGGCAAGGCCAGGTTTGAACGTCCAAAATCCATCAACCTGCCCCTGACCCCAACTGTGGACAGGGTTATTCTACGCCTGGAAAAATTCAGGGCCTGGGCATGCCGGAATATATTCAGGGCCTTTTGAACTTCCGTCCAGTTCAGAAGGGGTTCACCCATGCCCATTATGACCAGATTGCTCACAGCAAGGGGATCACCCTGGTCCTTGAGGAACCTTACCGCTGAAACCACCTGCCCGGCTATCTCTCCGCAGGTCAGATTCCTTTCAAAGCCCATCTTCCCTGTGCTGCAGAACCTGCATCCCATTGGACATCCCACCTGGGTGGAAAGACATTGGGTGTAGTGAGTTCCGGCTGGAATGAGAACCGTCTCAACAACCTTCTCATCATCCATGGTCATGAGAAATTTCACGGTTCCGTCAGTACTGGTCTCAGCCCTGCTCACCCTGGGATGAAAAATCCTGTACTCCAGGCCCAGTTTTGAACGAAGAGCCTTGGAAACATTGGTCATGAATTCAAAGCTGGTGACCCCTCCGGCCCAAATCCACTTCATAACCTGATCAGCCCGGTAAGCGGGCTCACCCAGGCTCTCCATCAAACCTGCAGCCCCGACCGGATCCAGGTCAAGAATGTTTTTTATTGAATCTTCTCCTTTTCCTGATATTTCATAATGAATTCAATGGCATCAGGAACCGAGGAAACATCTCCGGCCACCTGGGCCTGCAGAAGAGCCTCTCTGATCAGCCCCACAGCCGGTCCAGGCTTGATTCCGGTGAAATCCATGATCTCATGGCCATTGAGCAGGGGCTCCAGCATTTCTTCGGACAATTCGGCCCGGTCCAGCATCTTCATATTATGATTGAACTCTTTGTAGCTCCCGTTCCTGGCCTTGATGTCCGCCCTAGCCATCTCAATGAGCCGCGGATATTCATCCAGGGCCTTGAATCTTCTGATGCCGCGATCTGTGAGCATGAAATGAAACCGCATATGATGCCTGACCAGATGACAGATGAGATCAACCTCATCGGTATTGAACCTGAGTCTCTTAAGGATCTTTCTGGTCACCTTGGCTCCGATCCGGTGATGCTGGTAAAAGGTGATCTTGCCGTCAAAATATTCACCGGCGAACAGCTTGCCCACGTCATGAAACAGGCAGGATATTGTTCCGTACCAGTCATAAGGAAGCTCCTCAGGATAGCGGCGCATGGTTTCCACAGTATGTTCCCAGACTGTTTCCTCTCCTTGGTCAGGGTTCTTGATCTGTTTGACCCGGCTGAGGGAAGCCAGTTCCGGAACAAGTCCGTGCAGGATCATGCTGTCAAAGAGCAGCTCCACAAAGCTGTGCATGTTCTCAGCTTCCACTTTACGCCATTCATCCATGAAATCGGTCACTGAAACATAATCCAGGACCCGGCGGCTGGCCCTGATCAAAGCCAGCCAGGTATTGCCCTCTATGGGCAGATGATAGTTGGCTGAAAAACGTAGTGCCCGAATGGCCCGAAGGTAATCCTTTTTCAGGGTTTCATCGGGAATTCCTTCCAGGCAGATATGGCCGGAATCCAGCTTTTCAAAACCATCGTAAACATCCTGGGCCTTGGGGATATAGGGGCAGGCCCAGGAAAGGGGCAGATCCCCCACAGCCTCCAGCTTTTTCATCAGTCTCGGGGTCAGCCTGGCTATTGTACCGTCGGTATATGAGCTCTCAATGATGTCCGCCGGATAAAAATTAAAAGTCACTTCTCCCTGTTTCAAGATCCCGGTAAAGTCTGCAGACCGGGACGGTTCCATATTGGGAAAAAGCTTGCCAAGGCCCTCGGCATCAAGCTCGGTGCAGATATCCACCTCCAGGTCCTGATCGGACAGGGCTCTTTTCTGCAGAGGTGCATTTATGACATACGCATCATAGCCGTTGCGCATAATGGTTTTGCAAAGGGCTGCTGCGTCTTTTATGGGTTGGGGCATCTTTGTCTCCTTATGGGCCGATGGATAAATCCTTCAAGGTCTAGGCGCTGGAAAATAGAAACCATTTCGAATAGCTTGAAAAGCTGATTTCCTCAAGTCCGGGATATCTGCATTTTCCGGCAATCCTCCACACCCTGATTCAAATCAGTCTGGCCTGAATGGATTTCAGTTCTTAAGGGTTCCCTGGAAATCATTCCATGAATCAAGTCCCAGTTCCATTGCCAGCTTCTCAACTTCGCTGACCAGACTGAACACCCTGTCCGGCCGGGTAAAAGTGGCCGTGCCAACCTGGACTGCTGAAGCTCCGACCAGAATGAACTCCAGCACGTCCCTGGCCGAACTGATTCCCCCGAGACCTATAACCGGCAGGCTGACCTTTTTGCAGACCTCATGGACCATTTTAAGGGCTACAGGCTTTATGGCCGGTCCGGACAGTCCTCCAAACTTATTGGCCAGACAGGGTTTCCTGGTGTAAATATCCACGGCCATTCCACCCAGAGTGTTGATCAGGGATATGGCGTCAGCACCGGCTGATTCCACGGCCCGGGCAATGACCGTTACATCGGACACATTGGGGCTCAATTTTATTATTACCGGTTTTGAACCTGCACTCTTTTTGACCACTTCAGTCACCCGGGCTGCCTGGACCGGATCCTGGCCGAACTGGATTCCACCCTCCCGGACGTTGGGGCAGGAGATATTGACCTCCAGAGCGGCTACTCCCTGTTCCCTGCTCAGAATGTCAGCCAGTCTGGCAAAATCCTCTCTGGTCTGCCCGTACAGATTGACAATCACCGGGGTTGTTTTCCAGGGAAGCAGGCCCAGCTTTTCCTTTAAAAAGGCCTCAACACCGATATTCTGAAGTCCGATGGCATTGAGCATGCCGCAGGGAGTTTCCACTATTCTGGGCATAGGGTTGCCCTGTCTGGGTTCCAGGGACAAACCCTTGACCACTACAGCCCCGAGGTCTTCCAGTCGACCGTAAGGTTTAAACTCCAGGCCGTAACCAAAAGTACCCGATGCAGTCATAATCGGGTTTTTGAGCTTCAACATGCCCAGTTTTACACTTATATCCATATCAGCCTTTCCATTGAAACTTATTCTGCTGCTTGTGCCCAGCCTCTGGCCTGGTCCTGGCCAGTCCCAAACCGGCCCCAAATGGCAGGAGTGAACCTGACGGTCAACGCCAAATTCCCAGAACCGGCTCAAACCTCCCAGACAATTCTGTCCGCCCTGAAAACCGGACCATGAGTGCAGGTCTGAACATAGCCCTGATCCGAGGTCCGGGCAACACAGCCCAGACATGCTCCAACCCCGCAGGCCATCTTGTTTTCAAGGGAAACATAGGTTTCGGCCTTGTATTTCAGGGACAGGGAAGACACAACCCTGAGCAAAGGGGTTGGACCACAGGCCAGGATTCTGCCCAGCCCGGAAAACTCCTGAATTCTCTTTTCAAGCATCTCCTGAAACAGGACCAGGTCAGATTGACCTTCCTGCCGCGCATATTGCTTATCCATTCCCTGGGGCAGCTCATCCAAGGGATAGCACTCTATTCCGACCCGGTGACCAAAAAGGAGACTGACTTTTTCCGGATGAGGATGATTTTTACAAAGCCCGATAAAGGGGGCGATTCCCATGCCTCCGGCCAGGATCAAAAGCCGGTCGTCAGGATCAAACTTGAATCCATTCCCCAGGGGTCCCCAGAGGTCCACCCTGCTTCCAGGCGTAAGCCGGCTGATCAGCCGGGTTCCCCTGCCCACGACCTGAATGAAAAGCCTCAGGCCATTGCGGTTTACCTCGCAGATGGAAAACGGTCTGGGCCAGACCGGATCATTATCCCAGTTTTCAGGCCTGATCATGACAAATTGACCTGGAGTATAATCCCATTCCGGAAGGTCCAGATAAAGGCTGATAAAGCCATCTGAACCAGCTGGAGTGACCATACGGACCATGGTCCGGACGCAGGTCCTGGACTCATGGTTATTCAGCTGCTTCATGCTTCAGCTCCTCAGCCAATTCAAGGCCCTTTTCTCCTCCCACCATCCTGGCCAGTTCCTGCTTGGATTCCTGCTGATTAAGACTGGTGCAGAGGGTGTAGGTTTCCTGGTTGACCACCCTTTTCCGGACCAGGAAGTGTTTCTGGGCCAGACAGGCCAGCTGGGCCCAATGGGTGATCAGCAGTATCTGCCGGTCTTGGGCTAAGCTCCTGATCCTTTCACCCACCTGGTTCAGGATTGTTCCACCGATTCCGGCATCCACCTCGTCAAACAGCAGGGTGGGAAGGTTTTCCTGGGATCTTAGCCCCACCAGGGCCAGCAGGAATCTGGACAGCTCTCCGCCAGAGGCTATCATGTCCAGGGGCTGGGCCGGCTGCCCGGGATTGGGCACCCATAAGAGCCGCAGCTTATTTTCCTGAACATCAGGATATATTTCCTCCGGACTGAACTGGAATTCAATCCTGACATGGCCGGAAAAACCCAGAAATCCGAGTTCCTTCTCCAGGCTGGCCTTAAGGATCTCTGCCTCCCTGAACCTCAAGTCGTCAAGTCCGGCCACAACCTTCAGAAGCTCGGTCTTCAGTCCAGTCTCTTTTTTTTGCAGCTGCTTAAGACTTAGTTCACCCTGGTCCAAAAAGGATATATTCTCTTCAATCTCCTGGTGCAGAGACAGGATTCCCTCCAGGCTCCGATTCAGCTTCCTCCTCAATTGGGCCAGCTCCCAGAGCCTGGATTCCACGGATTCCAGTTCAGCAGTGTCCGACTGGGTTCCGGTGGATCGCAGAGTCCTGTCCACATCTTCCAGAACAGACTGAAAATTCTCCAGCTCATCAGTATGGGAGGTTAAATGGGGATTATTTTCAGACAGAAATGTCAGGACCTTTTTGAGCTCATAAAATGAATCCAGAAGCTTGATTTCAGGGCTGTGCAGAATTTCCAGGGCTCTGTGGACAGATTCAGCCACTTCAGCTCTGGTTTTTATCTCGTCTCTTTTTTGAATCAACTCCTCTTCCTCACCCGGTCTGGGTTTGACCTTGTCGATCTGAGTCCGCTGGAACTCAAGGTAATCCCTTTTTTCAGTCAAGGATGCCAGCTTGGCAGCCAGGTCATTTTGCTCGGATGAAATTTTCTGCAATTCGGCCAGCAACTGGTTCCGCCGGTTCAATAGAGATTTATCAGCCAGAAACGAGTCAAGGATCTGCTGATGAAAGGTCCTTTTCAAAAGCTTCTGCTGACCGTGCTGGCTGGTGTGGATCAGCAGTTTCTCCCTCAGACCCTGGACCCTGTCCTGAGAAGCCAGAGAGTCGTTGAGCAAAAACCTGCTCCTGCCAGTGGAAGACACCAGTTCTCTTTTAAGTATTATTTCCTGGCCATCCACTGCAAACAAGGCCTCCACCATAGCCTTCTCCTTGCCCGGCCTGATCATCGAGGTCTTGATCCTCTCACCCAGGATAAAGTCCAGGGCTTTCAGAATAAAAGACTTGCCTGCTCCGGACTCCCCGGTCAGGACATTAAGACCTGGATGAAATTCCAGCTCCATATCCTCAATCAGGGCCAGATTCTTGATCCTCAATATTTCAAGCATGTTTTTCCATGGGCAAATTGTTGTCATGGGCCGGTCCCTGGTCCATGGCCTTTAGACAACGCACCAGGTATCCCCCGGGATCTCTGGCGGTCAACAAGGACAGGAACAGTTCCGACTCTTTGTCTCTTCCGGCATATTTCCAGGCCAGATACAGCTCTTCCAGACCGGCCTGCAGCCGGAAACTCCTGAGGTGAAAAATACCCAGGTTCAGGCTTGTCCGCCAGTTGGTCCGGTCATGGAGACTTTCATGGGAAAGAATCCTCAGCACCACTGATTCAAGTCCCATCTGCCCCTGGATCAGCCTTTTAATCCCGGACAAAACATCCCTGTTCTCTGGACTCAGTTTTGAAGCTGTCAGCAGACATTCCAGGGCTGATCCTGGAAGATGGATGTCCGGGTCAAACATGAATCCCTGACGAAAGCGCAGACCTTTTCTTGCAAGTTCCTTAGCCCAGAACAGGTAGAGTTGCAAAGGAGAATCAGGGGTGCTGACCGGCTGTCTCCGGCACAGGAAATACCTTCTCCAGAACTGGATGGCCAGATCAAACCTTTTGATGCCCATGGCAGAAGTGGAACAGACCAGATTGACCTGCAGGTCGTAGTCAAACTGATTTTTCTCCAGGATCGGAATAAGCAGGCCTGTCAGGCTGTTGGGCTCAAAGTTATGGAAACGGACAATGGCAGCCAGGACTTCCTCGTCCACCGGCAGGGAAAAAAGCATCTCCCTGATCTGCTCCTTTTTCATGGAAAACCGGCTGCATTCCCAGAGTTCAAAAAGCGCAAGGTAAAGATCCTTCAGGCCCCTGGATTTCTTTTTGCTCTTACCCTGAATTATACTGAACAGGCCTTCCAGCTCAGCTGCTCTGTGTTCTGGAAGATGTCTGCTCCGGGCTGCGTTCCAGCCCCTAAAGGCGATCTTTCTGGCCATCTCGGGATTAGCCAGGTAATAGTCCATTTTTTCCTTTAACTCCAGGACATTCTCAAAGACCACGACCTCCTGGTCCGGAAGATAAATATCTTCCATCTCTTCCATGAGCCTCTGACTGAAAACCAGAGCGCCGCAGGATGTGGCCTCAAAGATCCTGAAGTTGACCTCTCCGGCAATGGACTCATTGGGTACGCATCTGGAGGATGCATAAAGATCCAGCATCTGTTTAAACGGCAGACTCTTGACTACACGGGCCTGGTAATACTCCTGGAGAAAATCCGCCATCCATTTGCGAACTTCCCTGTATCTTGTGATTCGGCCAACAAAGGAAACATCATGCTCCCTTTTGTTCCAGGGCACCCACTCCCGGTCACATCCGAACCAGGGCAGCCATTGCGCTTCAATGCTGTGCTCCCTGAAGCGTTTCTTCCATGACTTCTGGGTGGTAAGGACCAGATCAAAATAACGTCCATATATCTTCTGCCAGAAAAAGTTCAGATGGGTATCAATGGACCAGTAGATTTTCGGGCAGGAAAAAAGATCCAGACCAGCCAGGAGGACCCGGGGGCCAAGGGTTTCCTGCTGGATGACCAGATCCGGTTCAAACTCCCTTGCCTTGGGATGTTCGGGCAGAGACAGGATGCCTGGCTCCGGCTTGAGTTCAAGGACTTCATGACCTTTGGCCTTAAGCTGCCCGGACAGGGAAAGGTTAACTGCAATTATCCGCATGGACTCAGTTCCGCTTCAGTCTGGGATCAAGTATGTCCCTGATACTTTCACCCAGCAGGTTGTAGCCAAGGACCGTGATCAGGATGCTCAAACCCGGGAATATTGACAGCCAGGGAGCGATGCCCATGACATCCTTGCCTTCCATGAGGATATTGCCCCAACTGGGGGTGGGAGGCTGAACACCAAGCCCCAGGAAGCTCAAGGCAGATTCTGTGAGGATGGCTGCGGCAATCCCCAGGGTAGCTGAAACAAGGACCGGGGGCATGGCATTGGGCAGGATGTGCACCAGCAGGATCCGGCCTGTACCTGCCCCGCATAGCCTGGCTGCATGAACAAATTCTCTTTCCCGCAGAGTCAGTGTTTCCGCCCGGACCAGCCTGGCCACGCCCATCCAGGAGGTCAGGCCGATAACAATCATGATATTGGTCAGGCTGGGCTCCAGAAAAGCGATGACCGCAAGAATCAGAAAAAAGGACGGAAAACAGAGCATGACGTCCACGAAACGCATGATAACTTCGTCCACAAGCCTGCCAAAATATCCGGCAATAAGCCCCAGGACTATGCCGATGGCCAGGGATATGCCCACAGCAACAAACCCGACCCAAAGAGAGATCCGGGCTCCGTAAACCAGTCTGGAAAAAACATCCCTGCCCAGGTTGTCCGTGCCCAGCAGATATTCAGCTGACGGCGGATGCAGGATGGCGTCCACATTGATCCCTGTAGGATCATAAGGAGCTATAAGCGGGGCAAATACCGCAGCCAGGCTCATGAAGCCCACAATGGACAGACCCAGAGTAAGCAGAATGTACCTTGATGAAAATAGGGCCAGTAAAAAGCGGTAAATCATCTTAAGCCCTTCCTGCACCAAGTCTGATTCTGGGATCAGCCAGGGCATATCCCAGGTCTGCCAGCAGATTTCCGGCCAGGGTCAGGACCGAAACCAGGACCAGGTTGCCCATGATCAAAGGGTAGTCCCTGGCCAGGACCGACTGGTAAAACAGCTGACCCAGACCTGGCAGGGAAAATATTGATTCCACTATCACGCTTCCTCCGATGAGGGTGGGCACGGACAGGCCAAGGATGGTGATCACTGGCATCAGGGCGTTGCGCATGGCATGTTTGAAAACAACTATCCTGGTGGGAAGCCCCTTGGCCCGGGCAGTAAGGATATAGTCCTGACGCAGTACTTCCAGCATGGAGGTCCGCATGAACCGTGACATTCCAGCCAGGCCGGTGATGGTGAACAC is a window encoding:
- a CDS encoding ABC transporter permease, with protein sequence MIYRFLLALFSSRYILLTLGLSIVGFMSLAAVFAPLIAPYDPTGINVDAILHPPSAEYLLGTDNLGRDVFSRLVYGARISLWVGFVAVGISLAIGIVLGLIAGYFGRLVDEVIMRFVDVMLCFPSFFLILAVIAFLEPSLTNIMIVIGLTSWMGVARLVRAETLTLREREFVHAARLCGAGTGRILLVHILPNAMPPVLVSATLGIAAAILTESALSFLGLGVQPPTPSWGNILMEGKDVMGIAPWLSIFPGLSILITVLGYNLLGESIRDILDPRLKRN
- the hisI gene encoding phosphoribosyl-AMP cyclohydrolase, translated to MKPDFAKGNGLLPAIVQEHSTGQVLMLAYVNQEAWNRTLETGEAHYYSRSRDCIWHKGGTSGHVQKIKELRLDCDYDTILYRVEQVGGAACHKGYKSCFFTRVQDGRFEVCEKIVFDPKEVYK
- a CDS encoding dihydroorotate dehydrogenase → MDISVKLGMLKLKNPIMTASGTFGYGLEFKPYGRLEDLGAVVVKGLSLEPRQGNPMPRIVETPCGMLNAIGLQNIGVEAFLKEKLGLLPWKTTPVIVNLYGQTREDFARLADILSREQGVAALEVNISCPNVREGGIQFGQDPVQAARVTEVVKKSAGSKPVIIKLSPNVSDVTVIARAVESAGADAISLINTLGGMAVDIYTRKPCLANKFGGLSGPAIKPVALKMVHEVCKKVSLPVIGLGGISSARDVLEFILVGASAVQVGTATFTRPDRVFSLVSEVEKLAMELGLDSWNDFQGTLKN
- the rlmN gene encoding 23S rRNA (adenine(2503)-C(2))-methyltransferase RlmN; its protein translation is MHYEISGKGEDSIKNILDLDPVGAAGLMESLGEPAYRADQVMKWIWAGGVTSFEFMTNVSKALRSKLGLEYRIFHPRVSRAETSTDGTVKFLMTMDDEKVVETVLIPAGTHYTQCLSTQVGCPMGCRFCSTGKMGFERNLTCGEIAGQVVSAVRFLKDQGDPLAVSNLVIMGMGEPLLNWTEVQKALNIFRHAQALNFSRRRITLSTVGVRGRLMDFGRSNLALPAISLHAPDQSLRKSLMPGAAEYELGALMDDLKSYPLAPRERITMEYVMLKGVNDSPSQARDLVRLLSGLKCKINLLRYNPGEGAGFKCSSEESIAAFQDYLRSKDFTVMLRKSMGADIHAACGQLKARCSSES
- a CDS encoding DNA repair protein RecN, yielding MLEILRIKNLALIEDMELEFHPGLNVLTGESGAGKSFILKALDFILGERIKTSMIRPGKEKAMVEALFAVDGQEIILKRELVSSTGRSRFLLNDSLASQDRVQGLREKLLIHTSQHGQQKLLKRTFHQQILDSFLADKSLLNRRNQLLAELQKISSEQNDLAAKLASLTEKRDYLEFQRTQIDKVKPRPGEEEELIQKRDEIKTRAEVAESVHRALEILHSPEIKLLDSFYELKKVLTFLSENNPHLTSHTDELENFQSVLEDVDRTLRSTGTQSDTAELESVESRLWELAQLRRKLNRSLEGILSLHQEIEENISFLDQGELSLKQLQKKETGLKTELLKVVAGLDDLRFREAEILKASLEKELGFLGFSGHVRIEFQFSPEEIYPDVQENKLRLLWVPNPGQPAQPLDMIASGGELSRFLLALVGLRSQENLPTLLFDEVDAGIGGTILNQVGERIRSLAQDRQILLITHWAQLACLAQKHFLVRKRVVNQETYTLCTSLNQQESKQELARMVGGEKGLELAEELKHEAAE
- a CDS encoding HD domain-containing protein — protein: MPQPIKDAAALCKTIMRNGYDAYVINAPLQKRALSDQDLEVDICTELDAEGLGKLFPNMEPSRSADFTGILKQGEVTFNFYPADIIESSYTDGTIARLTPRLMKKLEAVGDLPLSWACPYIPKAQDVYDGFEKLDSGHICLEGIPDETLKKDYLRAIRALRFSANYHLPIEGNTWLALIRASRRVLDYVSVTDFMDEWRKVEAENMHSFVELLFDSMILHGLVPELASLSRVKQIKNPDQGEETVWEHTVETMRRYPEELPYDWYGTISCLFHDVGKLFAGEYFDGKITFYQHHRIGAKVTRKILKRLRFNTDEVDLICHLVRHHMRFHFMLTDRGIRRFKALDEYPRLIEMARADIKARNGSYKEFNHNMKMLDRAELSEEMLEPLLNGHEIMDFTGIKPGPAVGLIREALLQAQVAGDVSSVPDAIEFIMKYQEKEKIQ
- a CDS encoding glycosyltransferase, which encodes MRIIAVNLSLSGQLKAKGHEVLELKPEPGILSLPEHPKAREFEPDLVIQQETLGPRVLLAGLDLFSCPKIYWSIDTHLNFFWQKIYGRYFDLVLTTQKSWKKRFREHSIEAQWLPWFGCDREWVPWNKREHDVSFVGRITRYREVRKWMADFLQEYYQARVVKSLPFKQMLDLYASSRCVPNESIAGEVNFRIFEATSCGALVFSQRLMEEMEDIYLPDQEVVVFENVLELKEKMDYYLANPEMARKIAFRGWNAARSRHLPEHRAAELEGLFSIIQGKSKKKSRGLKDLYLALFELWECSRFSMKKEQIREMLFSLPVDEEVLAAIVRFHNFEPNSLTGLLIPILEKNQFDYDLQVNLVCSTSAMGIKRFDLAIQFWRRYFLCRRQPVSTPDSPLQLYLFWAKELARKGLRFRQGFMFDPDIHLPGSALECLLTASKLSPENRDVLSGIKRLIQGQMGLESVVLRILSHESLHDRTNWRTSLNLGIFHLRSFRLQAGLEELYLAWKYAGRDKESELFLSLLTARDPGGYLVRCLKAMDQGPAHDNNLPMEKHA